From Acidobacteriota bacterium, a single genomic window includes:
- a CDS encoding methylated-DNA--[protein]-cysteine S-methyltransferase, with the protein MTFYDIIDSPVGRLGCAVDGAGNVVAVSFLQERDEDEFVRSLGQRARRDPIRTRALTRELNDYFKGNLRHFNLPLKLRGTDFQKQVWTALCEIPYGETRSYAQIARAIGRPSAVRAVGAANGANPIPIVVPCHRVVGSDGSMTGFGGGVETKVRLLSLEKSR; encoded by the coding sequence ATGACTTTCTACGACATCATCGACAGCCCCGTGGGCAGGCTCGGATGCGCCGTCGACGGCGCCGGCAACGTTGTGGCCGTCTCTTTCCTGCAAGAGCGCGACGAGGATGAATTCGTCCGCTCGCTAGGCCAGCGAGCCCGCCGCGACCCCATCCGCACCCGCGCCCTGACGCGCGAGCTCAACGACTACTTCAAGGGCAATCTGCGCCATTTCAACCTGCCGCTGAAGCTGCGCGGGACCGATTTTCAGAAGCAGGTGTGGACGGCGCTGTGCGAGATTCCCTACGGAGAAACCCGTTCCTACGCCCAGATCGCTCGGGCCATCGGACGCCCTTCAGCGGTGCGGGCGGTGGGAGCGGCCAACGGCGCCAACCCGATCCCCATCGTCGTTCCCTGCCACCGCGTGGTGGGCTCGGACGGCTCCATGACGGGATTCGGAGGCGGAGTGGAAACCAAGGTCCGCCTCCTCTCGCTCGAGAAATCCCGCTGA